Proteins encoded together in one Impatiens glandulifera chromosome 1, dImpGla2.1, whole genome shotgun sequence window:
- the LOC124945454 gene encoding uncharacterized protein LOC124945454, with amino-acid sequence MECRRQWEAVLKENMEFIIWLAFWKRLNNPDRISMYMNIPDVSCLICNENEETIDHLFGSCSIALENWDKFSRSLELIIFPKEWKEIKEATLIKAKGNKFATNVFKCGFEAVVYNILQECNARVYERTRRSVEELWRDIVSDFGAIA; translated from the exons ATGGAATGCAGAAGGCAATGGGAAGCTGTTCTCAAAGAGAATATGGAG ttcatcattTGGCTTGCATTCTGGAAAAGACTCAACAATCCTGACCGTATTAGCATGTATATGAACATCCCGGACGTGAGTTGTCTTATATGCAAcgaaaatgaagaaaccatcGATCACTTATTTGGGAGCTGTAGTATAGCATTGGAAAATTGGGACAAATTTTCTAGAAGTCTGGAGCTGATTATTTTTCCGAAGgaatggaaagaaatcaaagaagcaacacTAATAAAAGCTAAAGGAAACAAATTTGCAACAAACGTATTCAAGTGCGGTTTTGAAGCAGTAGTTTATAACATTTTGCAGGAATGTAATGCGAGAGTCTATGAAAGAACCCGTAGAAGTGTTGAAGAATTATGGAGAGACATAGTCTCGGATTTTGGTGCAATTGCGTGA